In the Gemmatimonadota bacterium genome, ACTACCTCGCTGCCCTGCCCATGGACGACCTTAAATCCATGGCCGTCACCCTCGGCGTGCAGCCCGGAATGATCTCCCGCGCTCGGCTGATCCGCGAAATTACGGACCAGATCTTTCAGCCGGGGTACATCGATCAGTGCGTGGACGATCTGAGCGAAGAGGCCCGGGAGATCCTGCTGGCCGTGCTTTCCGCCGGAGAGGCGGGACGGGTCTACGACACGAGGAATCCCTCCAACGACGGGTTGATCGAACAACTCCACGGACTGCTGAACCGGGGGCTCGTGATCGGCCGGCGACCGGCGTACCGCACGGTCGACTTCACCGTTCCGGAAGACCTCCGGGACATGCTGATCCGCAATTTCACGGACCGGCTGGCGGGGATTTTCTCGACGAAAGCAGGGAAATCGGAAGACGACGAAAGCCGGGATCTCACCGCGGTCCGAAACGTCTTCGCCCTCGTAAACGGGCTTCGGCACAACCCGGCGCGGCTCACGGACCGGGGCCTGCCGTACAAACGGGCGCTCGATGCCATGGTGGAACGGCAGGAAGCCGCGATGAACGGCCTGCCGGAATCAGCGGAGGAGATCACCGGGCAGATGCGCTTCGTCATGGACTATGCGCAGTGGCGCGGACTGACGCGCATAGAAGACGGCCGCCTTCGCGCCGACCGCGAATTCGAATCGTGGCTTGAGCTGCCCACCACCGATAAACTGGCGAACCTGTTGTCCTTCTGGCACGCACGGGACCGGGCGCGTTCCCCTGCGATAGCCGCGTTGCCGGGCATCCTTCAACTGTGTGTGGGTTTCGCCCAGGTGGACCTGGACCAGATCCTGCGCTGCGTGCTGACCTGTTCGTCTCCCCACGTACGGACGGATGCCTTCAGTGACGAGGAGAGAGCGGAGATTCTCGCGGCTCTGCGCGAGCTCGAATGGATCGGTCTCTTGCGTCAGTATGACGGCAAGAACGGGGCCGGAGGCGGCCTGGTGATCACGCCGGCGGGACGGCACGTTTTCGGCGGGGAGGACTGGCCGGACGAGCAGGCCTGGAGCACGCGATTCGTCGTCCAGCCCACCTTCGAGATCATCGCGCCCCGGGACCTGGACTTGAACATCCGTGAAAAACTCGAACGCTTCGCCGACCTCGAAAAGGTCGATCTCACCCTGACCTACCGGGTTACCCGCGATACCATCTACCGGGCCGCCAACACGGACATGTCCGGCGCGGACGTCAACGGGTTCCTGGCGGACCATTCCGAGAAGGACGTGCCCCAGAACGTCGCGTACTCGATCCAGTCGTGGGGCGATGCGTACGGCCAGGTGTACTTCATGGAGACCTTCCTCCTCCGGACCGCCAGCGCAGAAATCGCCAGCCACATCAAGGCCCACGGGGAACTCGCGCCATATATCAAGGGCGAGGTAGCGCCCGACGCGCTTATCGTGGAACGCAAGATGTACCGGGAGCTGATGGACCTGCTTCAGAAACAGGGTTACATGCCGAGATCGGGGATCGTCGGACCCGCGGAGGCCGTTTCGGGTCCCAACGCCGGAGATGCGGCCCAGCGTGCCCGGTCCGGCAATGGGAACGGACCGAGGACAGACCCGAATGAATCACGGGAGCGAAGCAGTCATTCCGACCGAGGTGGTCATCCCGGGCGAAGCGTTCATTCCGACCGAAACGATCCTCCCACGGACGATACACAGCCTACACCCCCTGAATCCGAACGAAAACCAGTCCTCGGATTCGGGGACTGCCTGCCCGGCTATCAACTGCACCGGGGATCGGGCGGGGCCGACCGGAACGCCCCGCACATCGAGCAGGCTGCCAACCTGCAGTACCTGTCTCCCGGGCAGACCGAAGAACTCCTGGAAATGGCGGTGAAGAACAACCACCGGGCCGTCATCGAATACTACCTGGGCAACCGTAGCCGCAGCTTCCTGCACCGGATCAAGCCCATCCGCATCGAACGGACCCGGGGCACGCCCTTCATCGAGGCGCACCGCATACCGGAAGGCGACGTGCACGCCTTCAAGATCGCGAACATCCGGGCGATCCGGATCGTATACGAGCACGAGGAACAGGCAGGCGGCAACTGAACATCCCTGGTCGCCCCTGAACGACCCGCCGAGCGGAGGACCGACCATGTACACCACGCTGATCGATGTACACACGCTGAACCGGCATCACCAGGACCCGGACTGGCGCGTGATCGACGCCCGGTTCTCCCTGGCCGACGCGGGCCAGGGCGCCCGTGAGTACGGCGAGGGCCATGTGCCCGGTGCTCTGTACGCCCACCTGGACGACGACCTCTCCGGACCCATCATCCGCGGTGAAACGGGACGCCATCCGCTGCCATCCGTGGAACGGGCCGTAGAAGTGTTCTCACGGTTCGGGATCGACGGAAGCGTGCAGGTCGCGGTCTACGACGGGGCGGGCGGTTCTGTGGCCGGCCGGGTGTGGTGGATGCTCCGCTGGTTGGGTCACGACGCCGTAGCCGTACTGGACGGCGGCTGGCCGGCCTGGACCGGAGCGGGACTGCCGGTCACGCAAGAAGTAGGGGAAGTAGCGCCGCGCACCTTCGTGCCCAACGTTCGAGCACACCTGGTCACTGACGTGGACGGCGTCGACCGACACCGGAAGGACGCGGACTGGGCCGTCCTGGACGCCCGCACGGCGGAGCGTTTCCGCGGCGAACAGGAGCCCATCGATCCCGTAGCCGGCCATATCCCGGGCGCAATTTGCGCGACGTTTGATGCGAACCTGGGAGAAGATGGTTGCTTTCGGTCGCCGGAGGAGTTGAGGCGGAGATTCGAGGGGTTGTTCGGCGGCGTACCGGTCGACCGCGCCATAAACTACTGCGGTTCGGGCGTCTCGGCCTGCCACAACCTCCTCGCTATCGCCCACGCGGGCCTGGGGGACGCCGTGCTCTTCCCGGGTTCCTGGAGTGAATGGATTACCGACGAGGAGCGGCCGATCGGGACGGGGGAGGGGTGAGGTTCATCCCTCACTTCCCAAACGCATACCTGAACGTCACCCACAGGATCTTCACGCCTGCCCGGACCGCCCCGGACAGCGTGCCCGTAATCTTCGAAACGCCGACGCGCTTCCGGTAGCGCACCGGGACGTCGAGCGTCCGGTATCCCTTCTGCGCCGCCTTGATCTGCATCTCCACGGTCCAGCCGAAGTTCTGATCCGCCATTTCCAGCTCGAGCAGCCGGTCGTAGCGTACCGCCCGGAACGGCCCGAGATCGGTGTACCGATGGCCGTAGAGCCACCGGATGATCCGCGGTACGAGGACGTTCCCGATGACGGCTTGGACCGGCATGGACCCCGGCGCGCGGCGGCCCAGCATCCGCGACCCGATCACCAGGTCGCAGCCGTCCTCCATGATCGGCCGCACCAGGTCCGCCATTTCTTCCGGGTAGTCGCTGTAGTCGCCGTCCAGGAACACGATGACGTCCGGAGCGAACCGGGCGGCCTCGGCCATGCCGCGCAGGCAGGCCGCCCCATAGCCGCGCCGGGGCTCCCGCACAACGACGGCGCCGCCCTCCGCGGCCACGACTGCCGTCCGGTCCGTCGACCCGTTGTCCACCACGATCACGGCCGCGGCCATGTCCTCTGGAATGTGCGCCAGGACCAGCCCGATCGAATCCTCCTCGTTCAGGACCGGTATGATGACAACGATGGTCCGACCGTCCACCGGCATCGCCCTATCCGGCATCGCCATATCTGGCCCCTCAATATCCCTTTCGATCCGTGTTTACAGTGGTTTCCTGCGATCCGGGCCCGCCGTACATAATGTATAATTCGCTTGACAAGCCCCCTACATATACTAATATATCCCCTTAATAGTCTCCTGAAACCCATTTTCAACCCGATCTGACTTTACCGTATTTCAAAACCGGCTGTATTCGCCATCAGGATCCGTGCCCGATGCGTCTCTCCCATCTTGAAATGATCGGTTTCAAGTCATTCTCCACCCGGCTGAAGGTGAAGTTCAGCGACGGTATCACGGCCGTAGTCGGTCCCAACGGCTGCGGCAAGTCCAATATCGTCGACGCCATTCGCTGGGCGCTGGGGGAGCACCGCGCGACCTCGCTGCGGGGCGACCGGATGGAAGACATCATCTTCAACGGCACGGCCGCCCGCAAGCCCCTCGGCATGGCGGAGGTGTCGCTGACGATCGACAACAGCGAGCAGATGCTGCCCGTCGAATACAGCGAAGTCACGATCACGCGCCGCTATTTCCGCTCGGGCGCGAGCGAGTACCAGATCAACAAGGTGCCCTGCCGCCTCAAGGACATCACCAACCTCCTGCTGGACACGGGCATGGGCGCCCACGCCTACTCCATCATCGAGCAGGGCATGGTGGAATCGGTGGTGAACGGCAGCCCGCTCGAACGACGCCAACTCATCGAGGAAGCCGCCGGCATCAACAAGTACAAGACGCGGCGGCGACTGGCGCAGCGCAAGCTCGAAGGCACCGAGCACGACCTGGTCCGCATCGCCGACCTCCTGGACGAGGTCGAACGGAGCGTGAGTACGCTGCGGCGGCAGGTGCGAAAGTACGAGCGGTACGAGCGGCTGATGCAGCAGATGAAGGACGTGGAGATCGTGGTCGCCTGTCACGCCTTCCAGGACCTGCGGAGACAAACCGAGCCCGTCCGGGAACGGATCCGGCAGTTCGCGGAGCGGAAGGAAGCCGTTCAGACCCGCATACGGACCGCCGAGGCGGAGGTCGAGAAGAGCAAGGCCGTCCAGCTGGAAAAGGAAGAGAAACTCCAGCAGCGGCAGGACGCCGTCAACCAGATCGACGACCAGATCAGGGCGCTGGAAGAGGAACTCCTGGTCAGCAAGGAGCGCCGGACGGGCCTTGAGCAGCGGGCCCGTTCCGCGTCGGGGGAAGCCGAACAGGCGGAGACCGAACTGGAAGGCATCCGGTCCCAGCTTGCCCGGATCGGAGACGACCGTAAAACGCTGGAGACGGCGCTGGATCAGGCGCGCGCCACCTTCGCGGAGCGGGACGAGACGTCCCGGACCTTCGCCGGCCGGATCGCGACACAGAAAGAAGCCACCCAGGCGCTGCGGGACCGCAGCATGAAGGCGATCCAGCAGCACTCGAGCGAGCTGGCGGCGATCAGTTCCCTTGAAGCCCGCGAAGCGTCCCTGCGCGGCCGAAGCGCCGAGGTGGAGACCGCCCGGAAGAAACTCGCCGAGGAACTGGCATCGAAGAAGGCGGCCGTCGAGGCCGTGCAGAAGGAACTGCGCGCCGTCCGGGGCGTGGTGGAAGAGAACGCGTCGCTGCACGCGAACCTTACGGAATCCGTCCAGGACGCGCAGCAGTGCATCGAGTCGGCCCGGGACGAGCTGTCTGGTCTCGAAACGACCATCACGACGGCGGAAAAGGAATGGACGCTCCTAGATCGCATGCACCGGCAGTACGAAGGATACGGCCAGGGCGTCCGGACGCTGCTCACCAACGGTGCGGACGTCGACGGACTTAACGGCGTGCTGGCGGACGGTATCACGATCGACAAGGCCTACGAAACGGTGATCGCGGCCTACCTGGACGACATGCTGCAGTACGTCGTGGCCGGCCGCACAAAAGATGCCGAGGCGGGCCTGGCCTACCTCCGGGAGCAGGAGACCGGCCGGGCTTCCTTCATCCTCCTGGACCGGATGAAGTCCCGCCCCGCGCCCGCGGACCTGCCCTTTGAGGACGACGGCATCATCGGCCGCGCGAGCACCATGGTCAAGTCCGACAAGGCGCTGGCTCCGGCGGTGACCCACCTGCTCTCCAGGGTCGTGCTCGTGAAAGACGTCGAAACGGCCCTGCGCCTTTCCCCCTTGTTCGACACCGACCAGGATTGGAAACTGCTGACGGCCGGCGGCGAGGTCGTGGACCCGGCCGGCGTACTGATGGGCGGTTCGTCCGGATCTTCCGAGGCAGGCGAGTCGGACCTCCTGCGCCGTGCGGAGCGGATCACGGAGATCGAAGGGGAACTGGAGGAAGACCGGGCACAACGGGATAAGATCGCCGGCGAACTGGAAGGCCTGGAGACGGAACTGGCCGCGCTGTCCGAACGGCAGGCCTCCGTCGAAACGGTACTCGGCGAGTCCCGGCGCAAGTTGATGGAAACGGAGTCCAAAGAACGGCAGCTGGATTTCGAGCGGACCAGGATGGCGGAACAGGACGAAGAACTCGCGCGTGAAGCGGATTCCCTGGCCGCGGACGCGAAGGCTGCGGCCGGGGAGCGCGAGCAGCGCAAAAAAGCGATGGAGACGCTGGCCCGCGACCGGGTATCGGCCGAAGCAGAAGAACGGACCAACCAGCAGACCCTGGACGAGATGGAGGAGGAACGCCAGCACCTGGCCGAAGCGGCCAACGAAGCCCGGGTCGCCCTCGTGTCCATGGAAAGCCGGAGCAACGAGCTGAGCACCACCGATGAATTCCTTACCCAGGAGAACGAGCGCCTGGCCAATCTCCTGACGCAGCGAAAGACCGAGGCGGTGGAAGCCGGCAGCCAGTCCACGGAACTGGAGAAGAGCCAGAAAGAAAACGAGAAGCAGCTGGAGGCGCACTACGCTTCCCGGCGGGAGCGCGCGGTGGACCGCGACGCCGTCCTCGAAGAGCACCAGAACCTGCAGGAAGCCGAACGCCAGCTGCAGCAGCACCTCGGCGAGAACCGGAACGAACTGACCCAGGTGCAGGAGCAGGTCCACCAGGCGGAACTGGAAGACGCCGAGTTGTACATGAAGAGCAACGAGATCCGCCGGCAGTTGATGGACCGGCACGACACCGACCCCGAGGGCATGGACGAACTGCCACGGATCGAGGAACTGGACGAATACTCGCCCGACGCCGCCCAGACCCTGCGGGACAGCATCCAGCGCAAGGTGGACGACCTGGGTCCCATCAACATGGCGGCGGTGGAAGAGTACCGCGCGGGCAAGGAGCGGCTCGACTTCCTCCAGCAGCAGCAGAACGACCTCATCGAGGCCAAGGACAACCTGGAGAAGACCATCATCAAGATGAACAAGGCCGCCCGGTCCCGCTTCATGACCACCTTCGAAGAGGTCCGGACCAACTTCATGACCACCTTCCAGACGCTGTTCGAAGGCGGCGAGGCCGACCTCATGCTCGAAGAAGGGGACCCGCTCGAAGCGGGCATCGAGATCATGGCGCGGCCGGGAGGGAAGCGGCTGCAGAGCCTGGCCCTGCTGTCCGGCGGCGAGACGGCCCTCACGGCCATCGCCCTGCTCTTCGCCATCTACCTCGTGAAGCCCAGCCCCTTCTGCGTGTTCGACGAGGTGGACGCGCCGCTGGACGACGCCAACGTCCGGCGCTTCGCCAGCGCCCTGCGCCAGTTTACCAGCGACACGCAGTTCCTGGTGGTCACCCACAACAAGCGGACCATGGAAGCCGCCGATTACCTCTACGGCATTACCATGGAAGAACCCGGCCTGTCCAAGATGGTCTCCGTGCGCCTCGAGGATGCCGAATCGGAGGCGCTGGAACCCGCGGCCGCTCCGGGCGAAGAGGCCAACGGCGCCGGAACGGTCGGGGTATAGGTGAGACTTGATCGTCATCGGAGTAGCCGGCGGCATCGCCTCGGGTAAGTCCACGGCGGCCCGGGTTTTCGAGCAGCACGGCGCCCGCGTTCTGGACGCCGATGCCATCGGCCACGACCTGCTGCGGACCGAGGGGATGCGCGCAGAAATCCGGTCGGCCTTCGGCGAGGACGTCCTGACGGCCGAAGGAGACGTGGACCGGCGGGCCCTCGGCCGCGTGGTCTTCGGCGACGAGCAGGCCCGGCAGCGGCTGAACCGCCTGGTACGGCCCGCCATCCGCGCGGAAATACGGCGCCGGATCGCCGGGATCCGAAGCGAGGGCTACGACGGGGTGGTCGTGGTGGACGCGCCCCTGCTGGTCGACACCGGACCCACCGACCTGGCCGACCGGGTCATCCTGGTCACCGCACCCGCCTCCACGCGGAAAGAACGGATCCTCCTTCGCGGCCTGACCGGACCCGAGGCCGAAGCGCGTATCGCCGCCCAGGAGCCCGACGCGAAACAGGCCCGGTGGGCGGACTATTTCCTGGAAAACGACGGTACGCGGGACGAACTGATCGAGAAGACCGAAGCGCTCTGGAAGCGCATCGTTTCCTGAAGCTGGCACGCCCGGGCCGCCAGGGCCTCTTTACCTGTAAAGACCGCGTTCTTCGATATAGTCCGCCACTTCCTCCGGGACAAGGTGGGTGACGGGAAGCCCTGCTTTGACGCGACGGCGGATGTCCGTGGAAGAGATGTCGATCTCGGGAAGCTGGAGGGAGACGACCCGGTCCCGCCAGTGGGGATCCAGACCGGAGAGGTCTTTGCCGGGCCGGGGAACCGTCACGACCGTCGCCAGTTCGAATACCCGGTCCGGTGCATGCCAGGTGTCGATCTCGAGCAGGCTGTCGGCCCCGATGACGAGGTGGAATGCACTGGACTCGCCGTAGATCTCCCGCAGCGCCTCCAGCGTGTCCACGGTATAGGATAGGCCGGGCCGGTTGATCTCCGCGTCCGACACCTCGAACCGGGGATCGTTCCGCGCGGCCAGCCGCGTCATGCGATACCGGTCATCCGGCGAGGCGACGGCGTGCCCCCGCTTGTGCGGAGGGCGGGCGGACGGGATGAACAGGAGCCGGTCGAGGGCGCAGTGTTCGACCACGCCCCGGGCAATGACCAGGTGGCCGGTGTGAATCGGGTCGAACGTGCCCCCGTAAACACCGAGCCGTTGGATGCTCACGGTGAGTTGCCGCTCTCGGATTCGGCCGGTGACGATCCGTCCGTGGAAGCCGGATCGTCCGTGTAAGACGTGTCGTCCATGGGGCCGTCCTCGGCCAGGGATGGCGCTACGTAACTGTTTCTCAGTTCGGAAAGTCGCTTTCCGGCCTCCGCCGACCGTTCGTTTTCGGGATAGCTCTGGATGAAAATCTCGAACTGCTCGATGGCTTCCCGGTATTTCCCCTCCCTCGCGTAGCTGTCGGCGATTTCGTATTGCGCCCGGGAAGCCCAGTTGCTCATGGGGTAGGTTTCCAGTAGTTCACCGAAATAGAGACGGGCCGCTTCCCAGTCCTTCAACTTGTAGTAGAGGTTGCCGATCCGATAATCCTTCTCGGCCACCTTGTCGAAACACTGCTGCAGCAGTTCGTGGACTTCCGCGCTCCATTCGCTGTCGGGATACTCCTGGAGGAAGAACTGGAGTTCGCGGATGGCTTCGAAGGTCTTGTCTTGCGTGAGGTGGGGCGGATTGGACTGGAGAAACGTAGCATAGGCCAGCTTGTACTGGCTCTCGTCGCTGTACGGGCTCTGGGGAAAATCGCTGATCAGCCGCCGGAACACGAGCGTGGCCAGGGGGTATTCTTCCATGTTGATGTGCATTTCCCCCTGGTGGTAAAGGGCGTCGTCCACGATATCGCTGCCGGAGTGGCCGAGGGTGATGGCCCGGAAGGCGTCCAGGGCATTCAGCCAGTCCTCCTGCTCCACGCGCTCCATGGCGTAGTCGTAGAGTTCCTCCGCGGTCCAGTCGGACTCGAATCCGGGCGGGCTGCACGCCGGAAGCACGAGCAGGGCGAGAAATATCCCCGTGACGGTGATCCTGTAGCGGCGTAAGGGCGGGATGATCATGCCGGTGTTCCGAATTGGGCGGGAAACGTCTGCGGGTTTGGTCCTCGCTTCGGGTTTGGCCCTCGCTGCGAGTTCGGTCCGCCGGGTGTGGAGACCCCTCTCGAGACCGCGCCGACCAGGTCGTACTCCATGGCATCGGTGATGTCCACGGAGACGAATTCTCCGGGGGCCAGACCGTCCTCGGCCGCCAGGCCTTCGCCGGTGACCAGCACCTCGTTGTCGACCTCCGGTGCATCCGCGGCGGTCCGCCCGGTGTAGTGCCCTTCATCGGCTCGTTCGTCGATCAGCACGTCGACCGTCTTGCCCACGAAGGACCGGTTGCGTTCGAGTGATATTTCGCGTTGCAGCGCCATGAGCCGGTCGTGCCGCTCCTGCTTGACGGGCTCGGGGATCTGGCCGTCGTACCGTGCGGCCGGCGTCTGCTCCTCCTGCGAATACATGAACACGCCCATGCGGTCGAACCGCGTTTCTTCGACGAAATCGTAGAGCTCGTCGAAATCCTCCTTGGTCTCTCCTGGAAAGCCCACGATGAAAGTAGTCCTCAGCGTCGCGTCCGGCATCCGGTCGCGGATCCGCTTCAGGAGCGCGCGCGTCTTTCTCGAAGTCGTCTCGCGGTTCATGCGGTCGAGCATGGGATCCGATATGTGCTGCAGCGGCATGTCGATGTAGTCGCAGACCCGTTCCAGGTCGGCGAAGGCATGGATCAGCGTGTCGTTGAACCGCACGGGGTGATTGTACAGCGCCCGGATCCATCGCACGCCCTCCACGCCGTTCAGCGCGGTGAGCAGTTCCTCCAGCCGTGCCGGCTG is a window encoding:
- the smc gene encoding chromosome segregation protein SMC; this translates as MRLSHLEMIGFKSFSTRLKVKFSDGITAVVGPNGCGKSNIVDAIRWALGEHRATSLRGDRMEDIIFNGTAARKPLGMAEVSLTIDNSEQMLPVEYSEVTITRRYFRSGASEYQINKVPCRLKDITNLLLDTGMGAHAYSIIEQGMVESVVNGSPLERRQLIEEAAGINKYKTRRRLAQRKLEGTEHDLVRIADLLDEVERSVSTLRRQVRKYERYERLMQQMKDVEIVVACHAFQDLRRQTEPVRERIRQFAERKEAVQTRIRTAEAEVEKSKAVQLEKEEKLQQRQDAVNQIDDQIRALEEELLVSKERRTGLEQRARSASGEAEQAETELEGIRSQLARIGDDRKTLETALDQARATFAERDETSRTFAGRIATQKEATQALRDRSMKAIQQHSSELAAISSLEAREASLRGRSAEVETARKKLAEELASKKAAVEAVQKELRAVRGVVEENASLHANLTESVQDAQQCIESARDELSGLETTITTAEKEWTLLDRMHRQYEGYGQGVRTLLTNGADVDGLNGVLADGITIDKAYETVIAAYLDDMLQYVVAGRTKDAEAGLAYLREQETGRASFILLDRMKSRPAPADLPFEDDGIIGRASTMVKSDKALAPAVTHLLSRVVLVKDVETALRLSPLFDTDQDWKLLTAGGEVVDPAGVLMGGSSGSSEAGESDLLRRAERITEIEGELEEDRAQRDKIAGELEGLETELAALSERQASVETVLGESRRKLMETESKERQLDFERTRMAEQDEELAREADSLAADAKAAAGEREQRKKAMETLARDRVSAEAEERTNQQTLDEMEEERQHLAEAANEARVALVSMESRSNELSTTDEFLTQENERLANLLTQRKTEAVEAGSQSTELEKSQKENEKQLEAHYASRRERAVDRDAVLEEHQNLQEAERQLQQHLGENRNELTQVQEQVHQAELEDAELYMKSNEIRRQLMDRHDTDPEGMDELPRIEELDEYSPDAAQTLRDSIQRKVDDLGPINMAAVEEYRAGKERLDFLQQQQNDLIEAKDNLEKTIIKMNKAARSRFMTTFEEVRTNFMTTFQTLFEGGEADLMLEEGDPLEAGIEIMARPGGKRLQSLALLSGGETALTAIALLFAIYLVKPSPFCVFDEVDAPLDDANVRRFASALRQFTSDTQFLVVTHNKRTMEAADYLYGITMEEPGLSKMVSVRLEDAESEALEPAAAPGEEANGAGTVGV
- a CDS encoding nicotinate-nucleotide adenylyltransferase, which codes for MGFPGAIRNRRQLREGGEIPGSHRAVRDFHPELSRKRTVGGGRKATFRTEKQLRSAIPGRGRPHGRHVLHGRSGFHGRIVTGRIRERQLTVSIQRLGVYGGTFDPIHTGHLVIARGVVEHCALDRLLFIPSARPPHKRGHAVASPDDRYRMTRLAARNDPRFEVSDAEINRPGLSYTVDTLEALREIYGESSAFHLVIGADSLLEIDTWHAPDRVFELATVVTVPRPGKDLSGLDPHWRDRVVSLQLPEIDISSTDIRRRVKAGLPVTHLVPEEVADYIEERGLYR
- the rimO gene encoding 30S ribosomal protein S12 methylthiotransferase RimO, with protein sequence MPNISLASLGCSKNLVDSEVMLGQLTRAGYNVVADHGDADVIIVNTCAFIGPAKEESIETILDLARFKEDGRCDSLVVTGCMAQRYAHGLVAEMPEVDAVIGVHQYPRIVQLLDRLRDRRETLREIRRQPLPTDYSYPRVITTPRHSVYLKIAEGCDRRCTFCIIPAIRGGQRSRTVDSLLEEARTLAGQGAVELNLISQDTTWYGKDLEQPARLEELLTALNGVEGVRWIRALYNHPVRFNDTLIHAFADLERVCDYIDMPLQHISDPMLDRMNRETTSRKTRALLKRIRDRMPDATLRTTFIVGFPGETKEDFDELYDFVEETRFDRMGVFMYSQEEQTPAARYDGQIPEPVKQERHDRLMALQREISLERNRSFVGKTVDVLIDERADEGHYTGRTAADAPEVDNEVLVTGEGLAAEDGLAPGEFVSVDITDAMEYDLVGAVSRGVSTPGGPNSQRGPNPKRGPNPQTFPAQFGTPA
- a CDS encoding sulfurtransferase; this encodes MYTTLIDVHTLNRHHQDPDWRVIDARFSLADAGQGAREYGEGHVPGALYAHLDDDLSGPIIRGETGRHPLPSVERAVEVFSRFGIDGSVQVAVYDGAGGSVAGRVWWMLRWLGHDAVAVLDGGWPAWTGAGLPVTQEVGEVAPRTFVPNVRAHLVTDVDGVDRHRKDADWAVLDARTAERFRGEQEPIDPVAGHIPGAICATFDANLGEDGCFRSPEELRRRFEGLFGGVPVDRAINYCGSGVSACHNLLAIAHAGLGDAVLFPGSWSEWITDEERPIGTGEG
- a CDS encoding dephospho-CoA kinase, yielding MIVIGVAGGIASGKSTAARVFEQHGARVLDADAIGHDLLRTEGMRAEIRSAFGEDVLTAEGDVDRRALGRVVFGDEQARQRLNRLVRPAIRAEIRRRIAGIRSEGYDGVVVVDAPLLVDTGPTDLADRVILVTAPASTRKERILLRGLTGPEAEARIAAQEPDAKQARWADYFLENDGTRDELIEKTEALWKRIVS
- the bamD gene encoding outer membrane protein assembly factor BamD codes for the protein MIIPPLRRYRITVTGIFLALLVLPACSPPGFESDWTAEELYDYAMERVEQEDWLNALDAFRAITLGHSGSDIVDDALYHQGEMHINMEEYPLATLVFRRLISDFPQSPYSDESQYKLAYATFLQSNPPHLTQDKTFEAIRELQFFLQEYPDSEWSAEVHELLQQCFDKVAEKDYRIGNLYYKLKDWEAARLYFGELLETYPMSNWASRAQYEIADSYAREGKYREAIEQFEIFIQSYPENERSAEAGKRLSELRNSYVAPSLAEDGPMDDTSYTDDPASTDGSSPAESESGNSP
- a CDS encoding glycosyltransferase family 2 protein, with the translated sequence MPVDGRTIVVIIPVLNEEDSIGLVLAHIPEDMAAAVIVVDNGSTDRTAVVAAEGGAVVVREPRRGYGAACLRGMAEAARFAPDVIVFLDGDYSDYPEEMADLVRPIMEDGCDLVIGSRMLGRRAPGSMPVQAVIGNVLVPRIIRWLYGHRYTDLGPFRAVRYDRLLELEMADQNFGWTVEMQIKAAQKGYRTLDVPVRYRKRVGVSKITGTLSGAVRAGVKILWVTFRYAFGK